A stretch of DNA from Aquipuribacter hungaricus:
CCGGCGCACCCAGAGGGCAGGAGCGTGGTCATCGTGGCGAACGTCGACGGCGAGACCGAGGGCGAGGTCGTGCTCGACGGGCTCGGCTTCGCGGAGTCACCCCGCTGGCGCGACGGTGCGCTGTTCGTGCCGGACTGGGCCGCCGGCGAGGTGCACCGTGTCGGCCCGGACGGTCGGGCGGAGGTCGTGGCCCGCTGCGCCTCGTTCCCGCTGTGCGTCGACCTCGACGCCGCGGGGACCCTGCTCCTCGTCAGCTCCGGCACCTCGGAGCTCCTGCGGCAGGAGCTTGACGGCACGCTCGCCGTCCACGCGGACCTGTCGTCCGCCGGGTCGCCGCCCTGGAACGAGGTGCTCGTCGGCCCCGACGGGACCGCGTGGGTCGACGCGATTGGGTTCGCGTTCCCCGACGGCGACCCCCGGCCGGGCTACGTGGTCGCGGTGCGGCCCGACGGCTCGGTCGTCCGCGCCGCCGACGACCTGATGTTCCCCAACGGGATGGCGCTGGTCGACGGCCGCGCGACGCTGCTGGTCGCCGAGTCCTACCGCCACCGCATCACCGCCTTCGACGTCCGGCCCGACGGCGGCCTGGACGGGCGCCGGGTGTGGGCGGACCTCGGCGAGGGGACGCCGGACGGCGTCTGCGCCGACTCCGAGGGCGCGCTCTGGTACGCCGACGTCCCGGCGCAGCGGTGCGTGCGCGTGCGGGAGGGCGGCGAGGTCCTGGACGTCGTGACGACGGACCGGGGGTGCTTCTCCTGCGTCCTCGGCGGGGACGACGGACGGACGCTGTTCGTCGTCGGGCAGCGGTGGGGCGGACCGGACGAGGGGGCCAGCGGCCGGGTCCTGGCGGTCAGGGTCGGCGTGCCCGGCGTCACCGGCGCGGCCTGAGCCGGCTCAGCCGAGGAAGCGGTCGCTCCACAGCACGGCGACGCCGGTGTCGAGCAGCGCGAGCAGGCCGATGCCGTGCAGCAGGCCCCGGGGGATGCTGTCCTTGCGCCGGTTCACCCAGACCAGGACGGCGATCGCGAGGGCGACGACGAGCTTGACGGTGATCTTGGCGTCGTCGATGCCCTCGCCGCCGAACACCGGGTAGGCGAGGCCGACGAGCAGCAGCCCGGTGACCAGCGACGTCAGCGCGCCGTGGACCATCGCCGGGACGACGCGCGGGTGGCGCACCGTCGACATCCAGCCCCCGACGACACCCGCCATCCCGACGAGGTGCAGCACGACCAGGACGCCGTACAGGATGGTCATGCGGTGACCCTACGTGCGGGGGTCAGTCACCGAGCGCAGGCGCGACCGCGGGCCAGACCGACAGGTCCGGGCCCTTGGGCACGACCCCGGTCGGGTTGATGGCCGGGTGCGTGACGTAGTAGTGCCGCTTGATGTGGTCGAAGTCGACCGTGCTCCCCCAGCCCGGCAGGGCGTAGAGCTCGCGGGCGTAGCGCCAGAGGTTCGGCATCTCGGTGAGCTTGCTGCGGTTGGTCTTGAAGTGGCCGTGGTAGGCCGCGTCGAACCGGACCAGGGTGGTGAACAGCCGGACGTCGACCTCGCGGGGCTCGTCGCCCATGAGGAACCGGGACGACCCGAGCCGCTCCTCGAGCACGTCGAGGCGGGCGAAGAGCCGGTCGTAGGCCTCCTCGTACGCCTCCTGCTCGGTGGCGAAGCCGCAGCGGTAGACCCCGTTGTTGACGTCGGCGTAGATCTCGTCGATGAGGGGCTGCATCTCCGCGCGCAGGTCCTCCGGCCACAGGTCGGGGGCGCCGGGACGGTGGTGCTCGACCCACTCCGTCGACAGGTCGAGCGTGATCTGCGGGTAGTCGTTGGTGACGACGTGCCCGGTGAGGGTGTCGACGATGCACGGCACCGTGACGCGACCCTCGAACGTGGGGTCGGTCGCCAGGTAGGCCTCGGACAGGTGCTCGATGCCCAGGACGGGGTCCCGGTGGCCCTCGTCGAGCCAGAACCGCCAGCCCGGCTCCTCGCGGACCGGGTCGACGACCGCGAGGGAGATGGCGTCCTGCAGGCCCAGGAGGCCGCGGACGATCAGCGAGCGGTGCGCCCAGGGGCAGGCCAGGCAGACGACGAGCCGGTAGCGGCCGACCTCGACCGGCCACCGGCCCTGGTTGTCCGGGCCCTCGCCCGGGGCGGAGGTGCTGTCGCGGCTGATGCGCCCGGTGAAGTGGTTCGCCTGGCGCTTCCACTCGCCGCGCTCGGACACCTCGCCGGCGAACTGGGCCTTGTCCGGGGCAGAGGGGGTCGTCGTCACCTGACGATGGTACGAGCGGCCGGGTGCCCCAGCAGCACCAGAGCGTCGCGCACCAGG
This window harbors:
- a CDS encoding SMP-30/gluconolactonase/LRE family protein; amino-acid sequence: MVIVANVDGETEGEVVLDGLGFAESPRWRDGALFVPDWAAGEVHRVGPDGRAEVVARCASFPLCVDLDAAGTLLLVSSGTSELLRQELDGTLAVHADLSSAGSPPWNEVLVGPDGTAWVDAIGFAFPDGDPRPGYVVAVRPDGSVVRAADDLMFPNGMALVDGRATLLVAESYRHRITAFDVRPDGGLDGRRVWADLGEGTPDGVCADSEGALWYADVPAQRCVRVREGGEVLDVVTTDRGCFSCVLGGDDGRTLFVVGQRWGGPDEGASGRVLAVRVGVPGVTGAA
- a CDS encoding glutathione S-transferase family protein; translated protein: MTTTPSAPDKAQFAGEVSERGEWKRQANHFTGRISRDSTSAPGEGPDNQGRWPVEVGRYRLVVCLACPWAHRSLIVRGLLGLQDAISLAVVDPVREEPGWRFWLDEGHRDPVLGIEHLSEAYLATDPTFEGRVTVPCIVDTLTGHVVTNDYPQITLDLSTEWVEHHRPGAPDLWPEDLRAEMQPLIDEIYADVNNGVYRCGFATEQEAYEEAYDRLFARLDVLEERLGSSRFLMGDEPREVDVRLFTTLVRFDAAYHGHFKTNRSKLTEMPNLWRYARELYALPGWGSTVDFDHIKRHYYVTHPAINPTGVVPKGPDLSVWPAVAPALGD